From a single Saimiri boliviensis isolate mSaiBol1 chromosome 7, mSaiBol1.pri, whole genome shotgun sequence genomic region:
- the SSPN gene encoding sarcospan isoform X2, which yields MLCFSYQVDERTCIQFSMKLLYFLLSALGLTVCVLAVAFAAHHYLQLTQFTCETTLDSCQCKLPSSELLSRTFVYRDVTDCTSVTGTFKLFLLIQMILNLVCGLVCLLACFVMWKHRYQVFYVGVRMCSLTASEGPQQKI from the exons ATGCTTTGTTTCTCATATCAGGTTGATGAACGGACGTGTATTCAGTTTTCTATGAAG CTGTTATACTTTCTGCTGAGTGCCCTTGGCCTGACAGTCTGTGTGCTGGCCGTGGCCTTTGCTGCCCACCACTATTTGCAGCTCACACAGTTTACCTGTGAGACCACACTCGACTCTTGCCAGTGCAAACTGCCCTCCTCGGAGCTGCTCAGCAGGACCTTTGTTTACCGGGATGTGACGGACTGTACCAGCGTCACTGGCACTTTCAAACTGTTCTTACTCATCCAGATGATCCTTAATTTGGTCTGCGGCCTTGTGTGCTTGTTGGCCTGCTTTGTGATGTGGAAACACAGATACCAGGTCTTCTACGTGGGTGTCAGGATGTGCTCCCTAACAGCTTCTGAGGGGCCCCAGCAAAAGATCTAA